A stretch of DNA from Ensifer sp. WSM1721:
ACTTTTGCGAGGGCCTTGGCCGGCGACGAAGACCAGAGCACCGGACTGGACAAAAGGAAGATAGTTCCCGTGAGGAGGATTTACTTCGGGAAGCTCCAGTCCGAGGCGTGCCAAGCGCGTTTCAACAACTCCCATACCTATGTCCATTCTCACTTCACTTGGCGCCAATCGCCGCTATCGCCCTTCCAACCCACGACCCTGCCGGCAAGGCGCTCTAGCGTGTTGCGCAACGTGGTCACAAGACCTGCCCATTCGCTGGCGGAAATGCCGTCCACTGCCGGTTCTGGCCCCATAAACATGCCGTCGACGCCGCCGAAGGAAACGCATTGTTCTATGCATCGGCGCTCGAGCTCGCCGTCGTGGAAGATCGAGGGTTTCTCAAGCAGTGCCGAAAGGGCAGCGATAAGCCCGGTGGCGCCCCAGTTCGAGACGTTCGAGACGATCAGGTGGTCGGCTGCCGTTGCCGCCGCCACACCGCCACGTGCTGGATGGCCACTGTCCTTGGCCTTCGGTGAAAAGGACTTGAGCTCGTCTGCGATTACGCCCATCCCCAATTCATTTCCTCCATCGCCGATAGCAACGAACGGAACGCCTTTTGACTTCGCGCGAAGGAAAAATTGATCGAGATCGGCAACAAGACCGTCGAGCGGCCGTCCACCGAGGCCATGATACAGGCCGCGATCATTTCTTCCAGGACGCTCAATCGAGATGACCAGGGACGGTCTGGTTACATCGAGCAGAGCGTCCGTAATCTCCCGGCAGCCTGCATCGTCTTTCGGCACGCTGCGAATATAGACCGGCCGGATGAACTCGACCGACTGGATGACGCCGGTTTCGGGGAAGGGAAGAGGAGAAAGGCCGGCTCCCCGACAAGTGCCGATCATCATCTCTACCCAGTCGTCATCCGTCAGGATAACCGTTTCAACACCCAGCCCCAAGAAGAATGCACGCGCCATGAGCGCCGCGCCCACGGGCCCATCGGTCTCGGGAACGCCGGCCCCCTCGGGAAAGCCTGTGGCAATGACGATCGGGCCGCCATTGTCTCGCACCCGGTCGCAAATCAGTTTGGCAGCCATCATGCAAGCCGGACCGGGCTGGCGCCCTTGGAGTGCATCATAAATCTTGCCGATCAGCCCGACGCCCGTGAGGTCGAGCGTCATGAAATTCTCGATAGTCCGGGCGATCTTCTCGCCCTGTGCACTTTGCAGATCAAGCATGGTCAGATTCCGGATGTGGGGACAGTTGTGATGTACGTGGCGAACTTCTCAGCATCGACGTTGCCGCCGCTGAGTAGGATCGCCGCGGTTTTTCCCGTGATGTCGATCTTGCCGGCCAACAGCGCTGCCAATGCTACCGCCCCACCGGGTTCGACCACGAGCTTCAATTCGCGATAGGCGAAGCGGATAGCCTCCTTCACCTCGTCGTTTACGACGGATAGCCCGCCGGCAAGATGCTTTCGGCATATTGGGAATGTCAGGTTGCCCGGCGCAGGAACGAGGAGTGCGTCACAGATCGACGTGCCAAGTGCGGGCGCTTTTCGTGGTTCACCGGTGGCAAGCGAAAGAGCCATCCCGTCAAAACCGGCGGGTTCAACGCTATAGATTGCCGCCCGCGGCATGAGTGTGTGGACGCCGCAAGCAGCGCCTGACACAAGCCCTCCGCCAGAACACGAAAACAGCGCAACATCAAGGGACATACCCATTTCAGCAGTTTGATGGGCGATTTCCGCACCCAGAGTTGCCTGGCCTGTAATGACGTACGGATCGTCATAGGGCGGGATGATGACAGCTCCGTTCTCGGCCGCGATTTGCGCGCCGATTTCTTCACGATCTTCCTTTGTCTTGTCGTAGAGACGGACGGTCGCGCCATTTTGCCGGACACCCTCGACCTTCGTTTTGGGAGCGTCGTAAGGCATCAAAACAGTCGCGCTGATTCCGAGCTCTTTGGCTACAAAGGAGATTGCCAGGCCGTGGTTGCCTGAGGACCACGTAACGATGCCGCAATCCCGCTCAGCCACATTGAGTTGCAGGGCCCTGTTCAGGGCACCGCGAAGCTTGAAGGAGCCGGAACGTTGTAGGTTTTCCGGCTTGATAAGCACACGTGCTCCAAGCAAGCCGTTCAGTTCCTGACTCTCCAGGATCGGCGTACGCACCGCATATTTCGCAATACGATCCCGCGCCGCTTGGATCGAATCTGCAGTTGGTTCGAAATGGTCAAGGGGAGGTTGAACTGTCACCTGAGGCTCCAAAGACGGTGTATGGTCAAAGACAAGCTCAGCGATGACTTAAAGTAAAATTATAATCCCTGATCGATGGGCATAAGGAAATCGAATGCGTCTTCACTCAGCGGGAGTCCTCACTGGCAACGCGCTGCGCAATCGCCGCCAGTTCCTCGAGCATTTCACTGCCGAATCCCAATGGATAGAACGCGTAGAACCTCAAGGGAGGCAGGTCTATCTCGCTTGGGACAGGCTGAAGAATGTTGTCGACCTTTGCCGCGCCGAGAGTGCCCGCTGCAACAAGTGCAACCCCTATGCCGTCGAGCGCTAGTTTCTCGATGGTCGAGATTGATGAGTTTGCGAAGATCCGAGGAGGTTGACCGGTTTTTTGAAACACCAGCTCGCGGAGATAGTCAAACGGGTAGGTATTACGAGGATAGGTCAAAATGGGGACAGTCGGGGCTTTCTGATATGTGAGAAGTTCGTCCGGAACAAGCCCGGGGATCGCATAGAACCGCAGAGGGTAGTCCTTGAGTTTAACACAGGTGAAACCTTCGAGAACCGCGGGCCCCAACATCAGGGCGATGTCGATTTCACCGTTTTGCAAGGCAATGAGCATCGACGGCGTGACGTCCACCGTCATGTCGAAGTCCATGTTTGGAAATCGGCGCGAGGCCTGTTCGAGGAATCGCGAAAGCCATGTTTGAACAATAGTTTCGGAGACCCCAAGACGTATCCTGCAGTGCAGGTGCCGATTGAGTTCAAGATCGCGCTCCATGGCCGCGACCTGCCGCAGAAGCAATTCTGCATGGCCGAAGAGAGTTCGTCCGACCCTCGTCAGGGCTATGGGCTTCGCCATTCGATCGAACAGCGGTTCGCCGACGGTTTCCTCCATGGCCGCAATCCGCTGTGAGATTGTCGGCTGCGTGGTGTTGAGCTTCTCTGCTGCCTTAGAGAAACTGCGCAGGCGTCCCGCCCAATAGAAGACTTCCAGGCTTCTTAGGGTGAACATTCTACCTCGTTCATCTCCATGGCGCTGCCAGGACACGGCACGGACTTCCGGAGGGCGTGATCACAACCCGTTAGCCTGGATGCCCACCCGCTCGATTGTGTTTCCCTACTACTGTAAACCGAATGTTATCGTTGACATAGGTGGAAATTGTGTCTGTATACGTTAACATAGTTACGCAGAAACTGCTTCGGGCTCTAACGGCGTGAGTGCTGAAGGGGAACCTTCGTCGGAGCACGCCATCCGAACAGACACGCGTCAGGGCGTCGTCTTCAATAAGGAGCGAGAGAGAAAAGGGATGACAACAAACATCGAAAACTCTGCTGCCCCAGCCATTCGGGTAGGTGGCAAATGAGCGTCGCGATAGGCGTAATCGGCACCGGGGTGATGGGCTCCGAACATGCCCGCATTCTTCGCGAGGAGACCAGCGACGCGCATCTTGCCGCCGTTTGCGATGCTGATGAAGGTCGCGCCCGCGCCGCTGGTGCCGGCGGTAAGGTGTTCACGGATCCACTCGCCCTTATCAACTCGGATCAGGTCGACGCCGTCGTGATCGCCGCGCCGGATGCGGTGCATGGAGAACTTGTGCTGGCTTGCATCGAGCAAGGTAAGCCGGTGCTGTGCGAAAAGCCTCTTGCACTCACTGCGGCCGAGGCGCTTCAGGTCGTCGAAGCAGAGCTCGCCAAGGAGAGGAGACTGGTTCAAGTTGGTTACATGCGGCGCTTCGATCGGCCCTATGTAGAGATGAAACGGCTGCGTGAAGCAGGCGAAATCGGAAAACCAGTCATCCTGCACAACGTCCATCGCAATCCCGTCGTGCCTACATGGTTCAGCGGACCGATGTCGGTGACGAATGCCTTTGTCCACGAGATCGACGTGAGTCGGTGGCTGCTCGACTCGGAGATGGTGTCGGCGCAGGTATATTCGGGGCCGGGTGGTGACCCGCTGATGATCACAATGCAGACCGACCGGAACGAGATCGTTTCAACCGAGGTCTTCATGAACTGCGGCTATGGTTATCATGTGCATTCGCAGCTCGTCGGCCGCAACGGAACCATCGAAACTGCCCTTCCAACCGCCACTATCAGGAATTTTTCGGGTCAGCACAGTTCGACCTACCCAGACAATTGGATACCGCGCTTCCGCACTGCCTATGCGACCCAGATGAACGCCTGGGTGAAGTCGGTGAGGAGCGGTGAGCCCAACGACGGTGCTAGCGCATGGGACGGTTATGTCACGACCTTGCTGGCGGAGCAAATCGTGGCGGCACTCGACACCGGTGCTTCAGCGCATTTCGCGGTTGGATCACGTCCCGCATTTTACGACCAGCGTGAATAGCGTCAAAAGCAAGACTATCAGGTCCTTCACCCCTATAGGCATTGAGTCATAATGATTAGATACGCTGTTGTCGGAGCCGGCTGGATCGCTCAAGAGGCGTTCATGCCCGCGATTGGTCAAACCGGAAACTCTCATCTGACGGCAATCGTCTCCGGAAATCTCGCAGCGGCGCAGAAGCTTGCTCATTTTTATGGGGTCGAGAAAGTAGTCGGATACGACGGGTTCGATGCGCTACTACAAAGCGACCTTATAGACGCTGTCTACATTTCAGTACCTAATCCCATGCACGCGGAATATGCGATCCGCGCCGCTAGTGCCGGGAAGCACGTGATGGTCGAAAAGCCGATCGCAACGTCAGTGGCGGACGCGGAGGCCATGATCGGTGCGGCCCGCGATACGGGTGTATGGCTCATGACGAGCTACCGTTTACACCACGAACCTGGCACGATCGCGGCTTTGGAAGCGATCAGGGGGGGCAGGATCGGCGAGCCCCGCTATATCTCTGCCCTATTCAGCTTTCAGTCTGAAAGAGGCAATCACCGTTTACAGGCCGGTAATTGGGGTGGTCCACTGCAGGATATCGGGATTTACTGCATCAACGCCGCCCGACATATCTTCGCTGCCGAACCCATCCAGGTGGTTGCGATGGCGAGCCGGCCCTCGCATGACCCCCGGTTCAACGAAATTGACGACGCAATCGCGGTCACGTTGCGCTTCCCGGGAGAGCGGCTGGCCCAGTTCTACTGCAGCTTTGGCGCCTCTGAAATTGATGTGTATCGGGTGGTGGGCACTCGGGGAGATATAACCATGGAGCCAGGCTTCAGGTTCGACGCTCCGATGCGGATGCTGTTGAACACGAAAGAGGGATGCGAAACCACAAGGTTTCCCCATTACGATCACTTTGGTGGTCAAATCGCCTACTTCTCGCAGTGCATCCTTGATGGCACCGCGCCAGAGCCTGACGGAGAAGAAGGCCTTGCTGATCTGATTGTGCTGCTCGCCACTGAAGAGGCTGCCCGGACCGGGCAGCCGCAAGCTATTTCATCCCCATCACGCCCGTGTCACCCGACGGCGGACATGGTCAGAACGATTCCCTTAGCGACACGAAAGCTGTTGCTTTAGAAGGCGCGCGACTCAGCCCTCTACGTCGATCAGTAAGTTTCGCCGCCAATTAGCACAGGGCGTTACGAGAGGGTTTCGAGGAGCCGCGCATTTGAATGACTGGGCCATCAAGCGCGGTGGTCCCAATTTCTCGTTCTCAGCCGACCGGATCGCGACCCGCCTCCAGAGCCCGCGCATGGCAGTCTGCCTCAACCACAGGACTGCGCCGGAAACGCGACGGCATGTAATCGTTGACGCTAGTCGTTCTACTTGATCAAATGCCACGCCATGTATACGGCACTGCATGGGCCTCGACGTGGCTTCGGCGAGGGATTTTTCTCTTGAATTGAGCGAGTTTAGATGAGTAAGCCGCCGACCGTTCGCGATGTAGCACGCCTGTCCGGCGTATCGACCGCCACTGTGTCCCGATATTTCACCGGGAAAACGGATGCGATTTCGCCCGAAACCATTGAAAGTGTGCGGAATGCCGCCGAGGCTCTAGGATACACGCCATCAGAGATTGGGCGCTCGCTTCGACTGGCTCGTAGCCGCGTGGTCGTGATGGTTGTCCCTGATGCAACGAACCCATTCACGGCGGACGTTGCGGCATCAGTCGAACAGGCGCTTAAGGAATTCGGGTTATCGATGGTTCTGGCAAATGCTTCCGAAAACGCGGAGCAGCAGGACCGACTACTCTCCGACGCACAAGGTCTGCGGGCGCGGGGAATTGTGCTTCAAGGCGCTATAGACACGCCGCGGCTGCGGGACATGGCTTCGCGGCAGAACAACCTTATTTTTGTCAATCGTCGCCCCGCGCCGGGAATCATCGCTCCCTACGTGGGCATCGACAACTTCGCGGCGGGTCACGCGGTCGGGCGCTATTTCGTGGAGCGCGGGTATGAGAACTGCGTTGCGATTCACGGACCGCGCCACTACTCCGGTAGTACTGAGCGGCTAGATGGCTTTCTTGCCGGTCTCGGGCAGGTGCGTCCTGTCTTCCAGTTTGAGAGCGCGTACACCATGGAGGCGGGTTACCGCCAAGGTCAGTTGCTCCTCGCTGATCACACCCGTCGATATGCGGTATTTTGCGGCAACGACATGATCGCCTACGGGGTTTATCGCGCCGCCATGGAGAAGAGCATGCGCGTCCCCGACGATCTCGTGATCTTCGGCTTCGACGACAATCGGCTGAATGAGTGGCTGGCCCCTTGGCTCTCGACTGTGAAGGTTCCAGCCTTCGACTTCGGGCCTGCTATAGCGAAGCTGATTCATGAACCGATCGACCCGGCTGATCAGAACAGCAACGTTATTCTTCCGTTTACGCTGACGATCAGAAGGTCTGCTTAGGCTAGAGCCGCGGCCTTTCGTACATGCGCGGTGGCGCATGAAGCGCAGCCCTTCACCACTTCCGTAGCTTGCAGGCTAAACGGTATAGGCCACCTGGGTGGGCGCCAGAACCTTACACCTCGGGAATCGGCTATGTAATCGTTGACATCACTATTTTGCATAGTGTACACGTTTACATAAAGCAATTTGACTGTTGTCAGCAGCAGTGCCGCACAGTCGGGCTCGATACAGAAGGCAGATCTGCGTAGCGGCAGGTGACGATAGCGAACAAGTCCATCCAAGGATATCTGGACAAATTGAAATGGCCAAGCCGCCGACCATCCGCGATGTAGCACGCCTGTCGGGAGTTTCGACCGCCACGGTCTCGCGGTTTTTTACGGGAAAGACGAGCGCGATTGCTCCTGAAACGCTCGAGAGTGTACGCAACGCAGCAGAGGAACTCGGTTACACTCCGTCGGAGATCGGTCGTTCGCTCCGCTTGGCGAGCAGCCGCGTGGTGGTGATGTTGGTGCCAGACGCTACCAACCTCTTTACCGCAGACGTCGCAGCCTCGGTCGAGAATGCACTCAAAGGCATAGGTCTTTCGTTGGTGCTCGCGAACACGGCTGAAAATGCTGAAAAGCAGGATCGCCTGCTAGCCGATGCGCAGGGCCTGCGGGCGCGAGCCATCGTTCTGCAGGGCGCAATGGATACGCCGCGCTTGCGTGAAATGGCGGAACGGCAAAACAACCTGATATTTGTTAACCGCCGACCCGCGCCCGGCATTGTCGCTCCCTATGTTGGGATTGATAACTTCGCCGCCGGCTTCGCCGTAGGGCGCTATTTCATCGAGAAAGGCTACGAGAACTGCGTCGCAATCCACGGGCCGCGACACTATCCCGGAAGCAGTCGACGCCTTGAGGGCTTTCTCGCCGGTGTCGGCGAGATGCGCCAGGTCCTCCAGTTCGAGTGCGCTTTCACAATGGAGGCCGGCTATCGACAGGGCTCGCTTCTTCTGGCTGACCGCAGTCGTCAGTACGCAGTCTTCTGCGCCAATGACATGATCGCCTACGGCGTTTACCGGGCCGCCATGGAGACGAACATGCGGATTCCTGATGACGTGATCATCTTTGGATTCGATGACAATCGCGTGAACGACTGGCTCGCTCCTTGGCTGACGACCGTCAAGGTTCCTGCATTAGACTTCGGCCCTGCCATTGCGGAGTTGATCAATGAGCCGCCAGCCGCGAGCGATCACAACCGGAACGTCATTCTGCCGTTTTCGCTGACGATCCGTCAGTCTGCTTAGAAGAACAACAAGGCCCAAGGGGTGGTCCGGGTCAAACAGGGCGCTGGCGGAGACCAAATGCAGAGGGGGAACAAGAAAATGAATCCAAATGAAAACATCATCAGCCTGCCGATCGGTCTTCGGCGGGTAGCGAAGTTGCGGCGCGTCACTTCCATCAAGTCCAACGCCGAAGAGCGGAGCGTGAAAGGCTAACAGCATGCTGTCACCATCTACCATCAAGGTCGTTCGCGAAACCGGTGCGCTGCCCAACTCCGAGTATGTCTTGGAGGTCGAAAACGTCCGCAAGGAATTTGCGGGCGTCGTTGCGCTCGACAATGTTTCTTTCCGCGTCCGCCGCGGCAGCGTGCATGCGCTCATGGGCGAGAACGGAGCCGGCAAGTCGACATTGATGAAGATCATTGCCGGCATCTACACGCCGGATGCCGGCGAGTTTAAGTGGCGCGGCCAGTCGATCAGGCTGAACAGCCCGCTCGACGCGCTCGACAACGGCATCGCGATGATCCACCAGGAGCTCAACCTGATGGCGCCGATGACGGTCTCGGAGAACGTTTGGATTCGCCGAGAGCCGAAGAACCGTTTTGGGTTTATCGACCACGACGAGCTGCGCCGCCGCACGCTGGAGCTCTTTGAGCGGCTCGGTATCGATATAGACCCGGACGAGCAGGTCGGTAAGCTCTCCGTCGCCAGCCGACAAATGGTCGAGATCGCAAAGGCGGTATCTTATGAGTCAGACGTCCTCATCATGGATGAGCCAACCTCGACACTGACCGAGCGTGAAGTTGACCATCTTTTCCGGATTATCCGAACACTCCGGGAGGCCGGAAAGGGGATCATCTACATAACCCACAAAATGAACGAGCTTTTCGAAATCGCCGACGAGGTCTCCATCTTTCGCGACGGCAGGCACATCGCGACCAAAGCCGCCAATGAGGTCACCCGCGACGAGGTCATTCGAATGATGGTTGGCCGCGAGCTTTCGCAGATGTTTCCCAAGACACCCGCCCCGATTGGCGACGTCGTCCTGAGAGTCAGTAATCTCGGGTTGGCCGGCGTCTTCGAGGACATTTCTTTCGACTTGCGCGCCGGCGAGATCCTGGGCATCGCGGGTCTGGTTGGTTCGGGGCGCTCCAATATCGCCGAGACGATCTTTGGCGTCACCCCTGCGACCTCGGGTGCCATCGAGATTGGTGGCAAGAAGGTGGTTGTGGACTCGCCTGCTGTTGCTATGGAACACGGCATGGCCTTCCTCACCGAGGAGCGCAAGGAGTCCGGCTGTTTTCTGCTTCTCAACATCCAGGAGAACATGCAGATGGCGGCGCTGCGTAGCGGCTATGTCCGGCGCGGCTTCGTCGATCAGAAACGGCTGTCCCGCGATTGTGACGCTATGACTAGCGCGCTGCGCGTCAAGACCCCGAACATGGAAGAGTTGATCCTGAATCTTTCCGGAGGCAACCAGCAGAAAGTGCTTATCGCCCGCTGGCTCTTGACGAAACCACGCATCCTCATTCTCGACGAACCTACCCGGGGTATCGATGTGGGCGCTAAGGCGGAAATTCACCGTATGATCTCAAATCTCGCCGGCGAAGGTTTAGCGGTGATCATGATTTCTTCGGAGATGCCCGAGATCCTCGGGATGAGCGACCGGGTGATGACGATACGGCAGGGTCGTTTGTCTGGCATCCTGGATCGCGCTGAAGCCGATCAGGTCAAAATCATGGAGCTCGCAGCACAATGATGAGCAAGCCGATCAGCGATGAGGACAGGCGCGCGCGCAAGTCTGACCCATCCACAACCCTCTATCGCAATTCGTGAGCCCCCGCCGCAAGCTATGATCCATCAAGCGCATCCTCGCAAGCACTCGTACAGGCTGTGACATGGCAAGCATCGATCTTAATAGCGATCTCGGCGAAAGCTTCGGCTCCTGGCCGATGGGCGACGATGCCTCGATGCTTGGTATAGTCACAAGTGCCAACATTGCCTGCGGCTTTCATGCCGGCGATCCGGCGGGCATCCTTGCCGTTCTACGCGAAGCCGCGGCGCGCGGCGTCTCGGTCGGCGCCCACATCGGTTATCGAGACCTGGTCGGCTTCGGTCGCCGCAACATGGACCCATCGAGCGCCGAACTTGTGGGCGACACCATCTACCAGATCGGCGCGCTGCAGGGACTCGCGAAGGCTGCCGCCACTGCGGTCCGCTACGTGAAGCCGCACGGAGCGCTCTACAACACTATCGCCAGCGACGCCCGCCAGGCGGACGACGTGATCGCCGGGATAAAGGCGGTCGACCCCTCTCTGATTCTGATGGCGCTCGCCGGCGCCCCGATTGTCGAGCAGGCCCGCGCGGCCGGGTTGAAGGTGGTGTGCGAAGCGTTTGCCGATCGCGCCTACAATGCCGACGGCAGCCTTGTTAGCCGGCGGCTGCCGGGCGCGGTCATCCACGACGCTGAGGTCGTCGCGACCCGAATGCTGCGCATGGTCCGCGAGCATCGGATCACCGCGATCGATGGTACCGAGATAGTACTCGAAGCTCAATCCATCTGCATCCACGGCGACACGCCCTCTGCGGTCGCACTGGCCCGCACGGTGCGGGCCGAGCTCGTCGCAAGCGGCGTCGAGCTGAAGCCGTTCACCGAGGCGTTCCGGGATTAGGCCAATGTCTGAGCGCTTGCGTTTTCTGCCTGCCGGCAATGATGCTCTTCTGGTCGAATTGGACGACCTGGAAACGACGTTGACGTTGCTCGACCGTTTGCGGGCCGTCGGACCGGAGGGGGTGAAGGAACTCGTTCCCGCCGCACGCACGGTGATGATCCGCTTCGACCCGCTCGTCACCAACCGCTCCGCGATCACGGCATTCATTGCGCAATTCGATCTCTCGATGCGGAGCGCGCGCCAGGGCGCGACGTTCGACATCCCCGTGACTTATGACGGCGAGGATCTGGGCGAGGTTGCGGAATTTCTGGGCTGGTCTGTGGAAGAACTCATCCGCCGCCACACCGACGCGACCTATACAGTGGCCTTCACCGGCTTCGCGCCAGGTTTCGCTTACATGACCTGCGACGATACCGCGTTCGACGTGCCGCGCCGCAAGACACCGCGCGTGCGCATCCCGGCGAGTTCCGTGGCGATCGCCGGAAAGTTCGGTGGTATCTATCCCACCGACAGCCCGGGTGGCTGGCAGATCCTCGGCACGACACCGCTTCGCATGTGGGACACGGCACGTCCCCGGGCGGCGTTGCTTGCCCCCGGCGATCGCGTGCGCTTTCGCGATATGGCCAAGGGCGCTACCGTGCCGGCCCCTGTGCGCGAGCGGCGGGTGGACACCGCGCCGCCGGCAGAGGGCTTGCGCGTCATCCGTGCCGACCGACCGGCGCTCTATCAGGATCTCGGCCGTCCAGGTCGGGCAGATCAGGGTGTTTCGGAGTCCGGCGCGCTCGATCGCGCCTCATTGCGCGATGCCAACGTCTGCGTCGGCAATCCGAGTGATGCCGCTGCGATCGAGATCACTTTTGGAGGCTTCGCGCTGAGGACCGACCGACCCGCGACGCTGGCGCTTACGGGTGCGCCGTGCCCGCTGGAGATTCGCACCTCGCACGGCCGCTCGGTCTCCGCCCCTTTCGCTCGCCCGTTTGCGCTCGACGCCGGCGACGAGCTGACGCTCGGCGTGCCGAGCGAAGGGATGCGCAGTTATCTGGCTCTCCGCGGCGGCTTCGCTGTCGAGCCTGTCCTCGGGTCGGCCTCGACCGACACGCTGGCGAAGATCGGGCCGCCGCCGATTGCGGCGGGCGATGTGCTCGTTCCGGCAAACCGTCCGGCAGCCGCCGTCGACCCCGACCGCCCCGAACCGAAGCAACTGCCGCGAACGGGCGAGACGGTGACCCTCGACGTGGTCCTCGGCCCGCGCACCGACTGGTTTACGGACAAAGCTGTGCAAACCTTTCTCTCGCAGGAGTGGGAGGTCACTGCGGAATCGAGCCGAGTCGGCGTGCGCCTCTCCGGGTCCGCGCCGCTCGAACGGCGCGACGCGGTGGAGCTTCCCTCCGAAGGCACGGCACTGGGCTCGATACAGGTGCCACATAGCGGCCAGCCGGTGCTCTTCCTCGCCGACCATCCGCTGACCGGCGGCTATCCGGTGATCGGCGTGGTGGCGGCCCACCACCTTGACCTCGCCGGCCAGATCTCAATCGGCGCGCGCATCCGGTTCAACTCGATCGCCGCCTTCGACCCGCATGTGAAGGAAATCGACCGATGAAAAAGCTGCTCATCGCCAATCGCGGTGAAATCGCCATCCGCATTGCCAGGGCCGCACGCGATTACGGCGTCGCCTCGGTCGCGATTTATTCGGATGCCGATGCGGCTTCGCTCCACGCGGAGCTTGCCGACGAGGCCTACGGCCTCGGTCCCGGCCGCCCGGCGGAGACCTATCTCAACATCGAAAAGATACTCGAGACCGCCCGCCGTGCCGGCGCCGATGCTGTCCATCCCGGTTACGGCTTCCTGTCGGAACGCGCCGAATTTGCGCAAGCGGTGATCGACGCGGGCCTTACCTGGGTCGGCCCGGCCCCTGAGGTCATAACAGCGCTGGGCGACAAGGTCGAGGCTCGGCGGATTGCGGCCAAGGTCGGGGCGCCGCTCGTCAAAGGTTCGGACGGTCCGCTCGCTTCCGCTGCCGAGGCGGTCGAGTTCGCCAAGCAAGCCGGTCTGCCGCTCGCCATCAAGGCGGCTTTCGGCGGCGGGGGGCGCGGCATGAAGGTCGCGCGGCGGCTGGAAGAGGTCGGCGAACTGTTTGATTCTGCCGTGCGCGAGGCGAAGGAAGCCTTTGGCCGCGGTGAATGCTACGCGGAGCAGTTCCTCGACCGACCCCGCCACATTGAGGCGCAGGTCATCGCCGACAGTCACGGCAACACGGTCGTCCTTGGTACGCGCGACTGCTCGCTGCAGCGCCGCAACCAGAAGCTCGTGGAAGAGGCTCCGGCCCCCTTTATCACCGCGGGACAGCGTGCGCGCATCCACGACGCCGCCCGCGCCATCTGCACGGAGGCCGGCTATACCGGGGCAGGGACCGTGGAGTTCCTGCTATCGCAGGACGGGGTCATCTCGTTCCTCGAGGTGAACACGCGGCTTCAAGTCGAGCACCCGGTGACCGAAGAGACAACTGGCGTCGATATCGTCATCGAGCAATTGCGTATTGCCGACGGCCTGCCGCTCGCTCTCACGGATACACCCGAGCCGCGCGGCCATGCCTTCGAGTTCCGCATCAATGCCGAGGATCCCGGGCGAGGCTTCCTGCCCACGCCGGGCCTCGTCACCCGCTTCCGCGCCCCTGCAGGGCCTGGCGTGCGCATTGATGCCGGGGTCGAGACCGGATCGGAGATTCCCGGCTTCTACGATTCCATGATGGCAAAGCTGATCGTCACCGGCGCCACCCGGGGGGAAGCGCTTATCCGGGCTCGAAGGGCGCTGGCCGAATTCCGCATTGAGGGGGTCGCCTCGGTGCTGCCTTTCCATCGAGCGGTGCTGGAAGAGCGCGATTTCACTGGCGAGGATGGCTTCCGCGTCTTCACGAACTGGATCGAAACTGAGTTCCGC
This window harbors:
- a CDS encoding LacI family DNA-binding transcriptional regulator, encoding MAKPPTIRDVARLSGVSTATVSRFFTGKTSAIAPETLESVRNAAEELGYTPSEIGRSLRLASSRVVVMLVPDATNLFTADVAASVENALKGIGLSLVLANTAENAEKQDRLLADAQGLRARAIVLQGAMDTPRLREMAERQNNLIFVNRRPAPGIVAPYVGIDNFAAGFAVGRYFIEKGYENCVAIHGPRHYPGSSRRLEGFLAGVGEMRQVLQFECAFTMEAGYRQGSLLLADRSRQYAVFCANDMIAYGVYRAAMETNMRIPDDVIIFGFDDNRVNDWLAPWLTTVKVPALDFGPAIAELINEPPAASDHNRNVILPFSLTIRQSA
- a CDS encoding sugar ABC transporter ATP-binding protein, which gives rise to MLSPSTIKVVRETGALPNSEYVLEVENVRKEFAGVVALDNVSFRVRRGSVHALMGENGAGKSTLMKIIAGIYTPDAGEFKWRGQSIRLNSPLDALDNGIAMIHQELNLMAPMTVSENVWIRREPKNRFGFIDHDELRRRTLELFERLGIDIDPDEQVGKLSVASRQMVEIAKAVSYESDVLIMDEPTSTLTEREVDHLFRIIRTLREAGKGIIYITHKMNELFEIADEVSIFRDGRHIATKAANEVTRDEVIRMMVGRELSQMFPKTPAPIGDVVLRVSNLGLAGVFEDISFDLRAGEILGIAGLVGSGRSNIAETIFGVTPATSGAIEIGGKKVVVDSPAVAMEHGMAFLTEERKESGCFLLLNIQENMQMAALRSGYVRRGFVDQKRLSRDCDAMTSALRVKTPNMEELILNLSGGNQQKVLIARWLLTKPRILILDEPTRGIDVGAKAEIHRMISNLAGEGLAVIMISSEMPEILGMSDRVMTIRQGRLSGILDRAEADQVKIMELAAQ
- a CDS encoding LamB/YcsF family protein, yielding MASIDLNSDLGESFGSWPMGDDASMLGIVTSANIACGFHAGDPAGILAVLREAAARGVSVGAHIGYRDLVGFGRRNMDPSSAELVGDTIYQIGALQGLAKAAATAVRYVKPHGALYNTIASDARQADDVIAGIKAVDPSLILMALAGAPIVEQARAAGLKVVCEAFADRAYNADGSLVSRRLPGAVIHDAEVVATRMLRMVREHRITAIDGTEIVLEAQSICIHGDTPSAVALARTVRAELVASGVELKPFTEAFRD
- a CDS encoding urea amidolyase family protein; its protein translation is MSERLRFLPAGNDALLVELDDLETTLTLLDRLRAVGPEGVKELVPAARTVMIRFDPLVTNRSAITAFIAQFDLSMRSARQGATFDIPVTYDGEDLGEVAEFLGWSVEELIRRHTDATYTVAFTGFAPGFAYMTCDDTAFDVPRRKTPRVRIPASSVAIAGKFGGIYPTDSPGGWQILGTTPLRMWDTARPRAALLAPGDRVRFRDMAKGATVPAPVRERRVDTAPPAEGLRVIRADRPALYQDLGRPGRADQGVSESGALDRASLRDANVCVGNPSDAAAIEITFGGFALRTDRPATLALTGAPCPLEIRTSHGRSVSAPFARPFALDAGDELTLGVPSEGMRSYLALRGGFAVEPVLGSASTDTLAKIGPPPIAAGDVLVPANRPAAAVDPDRPEPKQLPRTGETVTLDVVLGPRTDWFTDKAVQTFLSQEWEVTAESSRVGVRLSGSAPLERRDAVELPSEGTALGSIQVPHSGQPVLFLADHPLTGGYPVIGVVAAHHLDLAGQISIGARIRFNSIAAFDPHVKEIDR